Below is a genomic region from Pseudomonas berkeleyensis.
GCCTGGCCAGTGATCCGCAGGCCGCCGAGCGCTGGTGTGCGGCCCTGCGCCAGGGCAGTTCGATCGATGCCGCGACGCTGCTCCAGCAACTGGATCTGGACATGCGCGACGGCGCTGCCTTCCGCGCAGTGCTCGGCCTGATCGACGGCCATGTGACCCAGCTCGAACAGCTTGCCCAACCCTATTTCTCCGAGGAATGACCGCCATGAGCACCCCTACCGTTCTCAATCTCGACAGCGGCTGCCCCGCGCTGTGGTACAGCCGCTGCCCGGTGCCGACCACTTCCGGTATCGCCCAGCACTACCGCTGGCTGCATCGCGCCTTCGCCGAGCGCGGCGTCGAGCTGCAGTCGTTGCGCGCCTCTGCGGACGCCCGGGTGCGCGAGGCGCACTACAACCACGCGCATCCGGACATGTTCCGCGAGGGCGGCAACGTGCCGCCGATCTGGGCGCGCTCCAGCGGCCAGGACACCCTGGTGGTCGGCATCACCTGGGTGGACGAGCGCCAGGTGCTGCTGGTACGCGACGACAGCCCGCTGCGTGAGCCGAGCGACCTGCAGGGGCGACGCCTGGGGCTGCCCAAGCACCATACGCGCAATGTCGATATCGCCCGTACCGCGCATCTGCGCGGCCTGCTCACGGCCCTCGAACTGGCCGAGGTGCCACGCGAGGCGGTGGCCTTCGTCGATATCGAAGGCGGTGAATTCGACCTGCGCGAAACCGGCCAGGCTGGCGCGGGTGGCGACCGTGCCGATCTGCTCGCGGCACTGCTCGAAGGACGCGTTGATGCCATCTATGCCAAGGGCGCGAGTAGCGTCGCGCTGCAGGCAAAGCATGGTTTGCGCGCCTTGCTCGATATCAATGCCCATCCCGATCCGCTGGTGCGGGTCAACGCCGGCACGCCACGACCGATCACCGTCAACCGCGACCTGGTGCAGCGCGCGCCGGAGCTGGTCAGCCAATACCTGGCCGTGCTCCTGACCACCGCCGATTGGGCGCGTGAGCACCGTGACGCGGCAGTGCTCGCCCTGGCCGAGGAGACCGCCAGCAGCCCCGAGTCGATCCTCCAGGGCTATGGTGAGAGTTTCCATCTGCACCTGCGCCCGGCGCTGAGCGACACGTATCGGCAGGGCCTGGCGCTGCAGAAGGATTTCCTCCTGCGCGAAGGCTTCCTGCCCGGTGACTTCGATGTCGCCAGCTGGATCGACCCGGCGCCGCTGGCGGCAGCAGAGGCTCTGGCCGGCGAGCTGGGCTGGCTGTTCCGGGACGCGCGATGAGGGGCGGCGCGTTCCTGCTGCCGTTTCTCTCACTGGCCACGCTCAGTGGCGCCACCCTGGGCATGGCCAAGCTGATCACCACCCTGTACGCCCTGGAGCTGGGCGCGAGCGCCGCGCAGATCGGCCTGATCGGCGCGGCCGAAGCCCTGGGCATGGTGCTGTTGACCCTGCCGGCGGGGCTGCTGATCGACCGTTTCGGCAGTCGTCGGCTGTACCTGCTGGCCAGCTTGCTGCCGGTGTTGCTGCACCTGGCCATTCTGGCCTGGGCGAACTGGCTCTGGCTGGCGGCGCTGCGCC
It encodes:
- a CDS encoding ABC transporter substrate-binding protein; translation: MSTPTVLNLDSGCPALWYSRCPVPTTSGIAQHYRWLHRAFAERGVELQSLRASADARVREAHYNHAHPDMFREGGNVPPIWARSSGQDTLVVGITWVDERQVLLVRDDSPLREPSDLQGRRLGLPKHHTRNVDIARTAHLRGLLTALELAEVPREAVAFVDIEGGEFDLRETGQAGAGGDRADLLAALLEGRVDAIYAKGASSVALQAKHGLRALLDINAHPDPLVRVNAGTPRPITVNRDLVQRAPELVSQYLAVLLTTADWAREHRDAAVLALAEETASSPESILQGYGESFHLHLRPALSDTYRQGLALQKDFLLREGFLPGDFDVASWIDPAPLAAAEALAGELGWLFRDAR